One genomic region from Thunnus maccoyii chromosome 16, fThuMac1.1, whole genome shotgun sequence encodes:
- the LOC121914130 gene encoding ankyrin repeat domain-containing protein 66 isoform X3 — MSELHQAAAAGDFDQVEEILRQNKCNPNQRDIDWSYKTPLHWAAAKGHTETVRILIEHGARPCLRTEHGWTPAHFAAESGRLAVLRLLHSLRAPIDKEDCSGDKPVRIAEIYGHQDCVRFLKKAEIECQAYRKMAAEKGISMDDTDEEWAEQGKENEENRI; from the exons ATGTCAGAGTTGCaccaggcagcagcagcaggagattTTGATCAAGTTGAGGAGATTTTGAGGCAAAATAAATGCAACCCTAATCAGAGAGACATCGACTGGAGCTACAAGACACCACTCCACTGGGCTGCAGCTAAAG GACATACAGAAACAGTCAGGATCCTCATTGAGCACGGAGCCAGACCATGTCTGAGGACAGAGCATGGATGGACTCCTGCTCACTTTGCTGCAGAATCCGGTCGACTGGCTGTGCTGCGGCTTCTGCACTCTCTCCGTGCTCCCATAGACAAGGAGGACTGTAGTGGAGACAAACCAGTACGGATAGCCGAGATATATGGACACCAGGACTGTGTTCGGTTCCTTAAAAA AGCAGAGATTGAGTGCCAGGCCTACCGCAAGATGGCAGCCGAAAAAGGCATTTCAATGGATGACACAGATGAGGAGTGGGCAGAGCAGggcaaagaaaatgaagaaaacaggaTCT AG
- the adgrf3a gene encoding uncharacterized protein adgrf3a isoform X3, whose translation MWTFILLYTLGLNICQATGEDNSTQMYYVKLIIDKSAIDNITAILTTPFVRDNNLIVENLDFTTTCKSVSAGKKCTCSKGYRWRDRVYHSDENDCSGDKCTFTQNLNPMCISDNTVNINGSLTLYGMSYHDCLSNKEDKVINCTNNLLQKMKEVYSTLSGFDSIAIGNYSVGSIIADFTMTIAAPINTDELSSKSEELEKKLKDPKDVNGLDASIFLETRGIVKLSIPSGLVLYNSNATISCSTTEDLGKPKWHLKTDYTNVITTGTESEVIINGNESTVKLNYTSERWAGEYTCTYKKGHISHKASAVLRVSLLPNIRITTDPSFPRCQRSNDLRHVTVKCEIRNSSETYKVNWSDKNINSKIDTFIPSPPEKILSYEAKTFVGCQPPIPNVTCTFKNRLNQTRKAEIEIITINVNDAYCEADGEWEETKANYTAVLQCKNAAGQKKRKCNEENQRGIWGPVESACVNLEVNDVLERAITADVGLGELADNAAIVFSRLQNVTNSTDKINSFANMNASVEVLVSMSSKLNHIHNESTVNVSITESLIVFIECYY comes from the exons ATGTGGACCTTTATACTTCTTTATACTCTGGGACTAAACATCTGTCAG GCTACTGGAGAAG atAATTCAACACAAATGTATTATGTCAAACTGATAATAGACAAAAGTGCGATCGATAACATAACTGCCATACTGACGACACCTTTTGTGCGTGACAACAACCTGATAGTTGAAAACCTTGACTTCACAACAA CCTGTAAGAGTGTCAGCGCTGGCAAAAAGTGTACATGTTCAAAAGGCtacagatggagagacagagttTATCATTCTGATGAGAATGACTGCTCTGGTGACAAGTGTACCTTCACCCAAAACTTGAATCCCATGTGTATTTCAGACAATACAG ttaATATCAATGGATCACTTACTTTGTATGGTATGTCCTATCACGACTGTCTGTCTAACAAGGAAGATAAAGTTATAAATTGTACAAACAATTTGTTacaaaag ATGAAAGAAGTGTATAGCACTTTGAGCGGATTTGACAGCATAGCAATTGGCAATTACAG CGTTGGAAGCATCATTGCAGATTTCACAATGACCATTGCTGCCCCAATCAATACAGATGAGCTGTCTTCAAAATCTGAAGAACTGGAGAAAAAGCTCAAAGATCCGAAAGATGTGAATGGACTGGATGCATCAATTTTTTTGGAGACTAGAG gtATTGTTAAGTTAAGCATACCATCTGGCCTTGTGCTTTACAACTCCAATGCGACTATCAGCTGCTCAACAACTGAGGACCTGGGAAAACCAAAGTGGCACCTGAAAACAGACTACACAAATGTCATAACAACTGGCACTGAGTCAGAGGTGATAATAAATGGCAATGAGTCCACAGTCAAGCTCAACTACACATCAGAACGCTGGGCAG GAGAGTACACATGTACCTACAAGAAAGGACACATATCTCACAAGGCCAGTGCTGTATTGAGGGTATCTCTTCTGCCAAACATCCGCATCACCACAGATCCATCATTTCCACGCTGCCAAAGGAGTAATGATTTACGGCATGTGACAGTCAAATGTGAGATACGGAATAGCTCTGAAACATACAAAGTGAACTGGAGTGACAAAAATATTAACTCAAAAATAGATACTTTTATTCCta GTCCTCCTGAAAAAATCCTTTCTTATGAAGCTAAAACATTCGTTGGCTGTCAACCACCCATACCAAATGtaacatgcacatttaaaaacaggctCAATCAAACCCGAAAGGCTGAAATAGAAATCATTACAATAAATG TAAATGATGCTTACTGTGAAGCTGACGGTGAGTGGGAAGAAACCAAAGCTAACTACACTGCAGTGTTGCAATGTAAGAACGCagctggacaaaaaaaaaggaaatgcaaCGAGGAAAATCAGAG GGGGATATGGGGACCAGTGGAGTCAGCGTGTGTGAACCTGGAAGTGAACGATGTGCTGGAAAGAGCAATT ACTGCTGACGTTGGACTTGGCGAGCTAGCTGACAATGCTGCCATTGTGTTTTCCCGTCTTCAGAATGTCACTAATAGCACAGACAAAATCAACTCATTTGCCAATATGAATGCATCTGTTGAAGTACTCGTCAGTATGAGTAGCAAGCTAAACCACATACACAATGAATCGACAGTGAATGTAAGTATTACCGAATCTTTGATTGTCTTCATTGAATGTTATTACTGA
- the LOC121914130 gene encoding ankyrin repeat domain-containing protein 66 isoform X1, whose translation MSELHQAAAAGDFDQVEEILRQNKCNPNQRDIDWSYKTPLHWAAAKGHTETVRILIEHGARPCLRTEHGWTPAHFAAESGRLAVLRLLHSLRAPIDKEDCSGDKPVRIAEIYGHQDCVRFLKKAEIECQAYRKMAAEKGISMDDTDEEWAEQGKENEENRICE comes from the exons ATGTCAGAGTTGCaccaggcagcagcagcaggagattTTGATCAAGTTGAGGAGATTTTGAGGCAAAATAAATGCAACCCTAATCAGAGAGACATCGACTGGAGCTACAAGACACCACTCCACTGGGCTGCAGCTAAAG GACATACAGAAACAGTCAGGATCCTCATTGAGCACGGAGCCAGACCATGTCTGAGGACAGAGCATGGATGGACTCCTGCTCACTTTGCTGCAGAATCCGGTCGACTGGCTGTGCTGCGGCTTCTGCACTCTCTCCGTGCTCCCATAGACAAGGAGGACTGTAGTGGAGACAAACCAGTACGGATAGCCGAGATATATGGACACCAGGACTGTGTTCGGTTCCTTAAAAA AGCAGAGATTGAGTGCCAGGCCTACCGCAAGATGGCAGCCGAAAAAGGCATTTCAATGGATGACACAGATGAGGAGTGGGCAGAGCAGggcaaagaaaatgaagaaaacaggaTCTGTGAGTGA
- the adgrf3a gene encoding adhesion G-protein coupled receptor F3 isoform X2 has product MDHLLCMMKEVYSTLSGFDSIAIGNYSVGSIIADFTMTIAAPINTDELSSKSEELEKKLKDPKDVNGLDASIFLETRGIVKLSIPSGLVLYNSNATISCSTTEDLGKPKWHLKTDYTNVITTGTESEVIINGNESTVKLNYTSERWAGEYTCTYKKGHISHKASAVLRVSLLPNIRITTDPSFPRCQRSNDLRHVTVKCEIRNSSETYKVNWSDKNINSKIDTFIPSPPEKILSYEAKTFVGCQPPIPNVTCTFKNRLNQTRKAEIEIITINVNDAYCEADGEWEETKANYTAVLQCKNAAGQKKRKCNEENQRGIWGPVESACVNLEVNDVLERAITADVGLGELADNAAIVFSRLQNVTNSTDKINSFANMNASVEVLVSMSSKLNHIHNESTVNDVLESSSNLLEESLSSSWGTDNTKSGHLKTNEGEGSSSHVSLAERYLSSVEQLIVVANFTTASRKKNIEVEERNCTQGSQCTNKVFNVNVSLHSSTPDSVKTAGMKQLEKYLPYNDTVEPNSIVVTATTKGKQTAGVRVTIDFALKNPRAPNTQLLCVYWSNNTRSWSEDGCWWEGPSEVGRCVCQHLSSFAMLVSKTPLTIPGITEITYVGLSVSIVSLIISLVIEMSVWSALVKTNSLYLRHTAHINISVCLLVADCCFLASSTPEKIDQIWCKTSVVLKHFCYLSMFFWMLCLSTTLLHKAVFPFHNLSKRNYLRFSLVLGYVCPLLIVVITFIANDGGAEDLYFSKRTCWLVYKGFMKGSIHTFLIPIGIIIFVNVFSMLVVIMKLLDHPKNIQKSNEKEKTAAKTVMRSVILLTPIFGGTWIFGFAVTILDLTYGNIAFVVNYAFTLLNAFQGLFILLTTCLGEKQTREALLNRFRNKTLASTASSSTKLDSTWKK; this is encoded by the exons ATGGATCACTTACTTTGTATG ATGAAAGAAGTGTATAGCACTTTGAGCGGATTTGACAGCATAGCAATTGGCAATTACAG CGTTGGAAGCATCATTGCAGATTTCACAATGACCATTGCTGCCCCAATCAATACAGATGAGCTGTCTTCAAAATCTGAAGAACTGGAGAAAAAGCTCAAAGATCCGAAAGATGTGAATGGACTGGATGCATCAATTTTTTTGGAGACTAGAG gtATTGTTAAGTTAAGCATACCATCTGGCCTTGTGCTTTACAACTCCAATGCGACTATCAGCTGCTCAACAACTGAGGACCTGGGAAAACCAAAGTGGCACCTGAAAACAGACTACACAAATGTCATAACAACTGGCACTGAGTCAGAGGTGATAATAAATGGCAATGAGTCCACAGTCAAGCTCAACTACACATCAGAACGCTGGGCAG GAGAGTACACATGTACCTACAAGAAAGGACACATATCTCACAAGGCCAGTGCTGTATTGAGGGTATCTCTTCTGCCAAACATCCGCATCACCACAGATCCATCATTTCCACGCTGCCAAAGGAGTAATGATTTACGGCATGTGACAGTCAAATGTGAGATACGGAATAGCTCTGAAACATACAAAGTGAACTGGAGTGACAAAAATATTAACTCAAAAATAGATACTTTTATTCCta GTCCTCCTGAAAAAATCCTTTCTTATGAAGCTAAAACATTCGTTGGCTGTCAACCACCCATACCAAATGtaacatgcacatttaaaaacaggctCAATCAAACCCGAAAGGCTGAAATAGAAATCATTACAATAAATG TAAATGATGCTTACTGTGAAGCTGACGGTGAGTGGGAAGAAACCAAAGCTAACTACACTGCAGTGTTGCAATGTAAGAACGCagctggacaaaaaaaaaggaaatgcaaCGAGGAAAATCAGAG GGGGATATGGGGACCAGTGGAGTCAGCGTGTGTGAACCTGGAAGTGAACGATGTGCTGGAAAGAGCAATT ACTGCTGACGTTGGACTTGGCGAGCTAGCTGACAATGCTGCCATTGTGTTTTCCCGTCTTCAGAATGTCACTAATAGCACAGACAAAATCAACTCATTTGCCAATATGAATGCATCTGTTGAAGTACTCGTCAGTATGAGTAGCAAGCTAAACCACATACACAATGAATCGACAGTGAAT GATGTTCTGGAGTCATCCAGCAATTTGCTGGAAGAATCTCTTAGCAGCTCATGGGGAACTGATAATACAAAATCAGGGCATCTCAAGACAAATGAAGGGGAAGGCAGTTCGTCACATGTCTCTCTGGCTGAGAGATATCTGAGTTCTGTTGAGCAGTTAATTGTGGTGGCAAATTTTACGACTgccagtagaaaaaaaaatatagaggTAGAGGAAAGAAATTGCACACAGGGGTCACAATGTACCAACAAGGTGTTCAATGTCAATGTCTCTCTTCATAGTTCAACCCCTGACAGTGTAAAAACAGCCGGGATGAAACAACTAGAGAAGTATTTGCCTTACAATGATACTGTCGAGCCTAACAGCATTGTTGTGACAGCAACAACTAagggaaaacaaacagctggagTTAGGGTTACAATTGACTTTGCGTTAAAAAATCCAAGGGCTCCGAACACCCAGCTACTGTGTGTCTACTGGTCCAACAATACCAGAAGCTGGTCAGAGGATGGGTGCTGGTGGGAGGGTCCTTCTGAGGTGGGACGCTGTGTTTGCCAACATTTGTCCTCATTTGCTATGCTAGTGTCAAAGACACCACTAACAATCCCTGGGATAACTGAGATAACCTACGTCGGACTGTCTGTATCGATCGTGTCACTCATTATCAGCCTTGTGATAGAAATGAGTGTCTGGAGTGCTTTAGTTAAGACAAATAGTTTATATTTACGGCACACTGCCCAcataaacatttctgtttgtttgctggTTGCAGATTGCTGTTTTTTAGCATCTTCTACACCAGAAAAAATAGATCAAATCTGGTGTAAGACTTCTGTAGTGTTGAAGCATTTCTGTTATCTTTCCATGTTCTTTTGGATGTTGTGTCTGAGCACCACACTTCTTCATAAAGCCGTTTTCCCTTTCCATAATTTGAGCAAGAGGAACTACCTGAGGTTCTCCTTAGTCCTGGGCTATGTGTGTCCTTTGCTTATCGTTGTTATCACGTTTATTGCCAATGATGGCGGTGCCGAAGATTTGTACTTCTCCAAGAGGACCTGTTGGCTGGTTTATAAAGGATTTATGAAAGGGTCCATCCATACATTTCTCATACCAATTGGCATAATTATTTTTGTCAACGTGTTCTCCATGCTGGTTGTAATCATGAAGCTTTTGGATCACCCTAAGAATATACAAAAAtctaatgaaaaagaaaaaacagctgccAAAACGGTCATGAGATCCGTTATTCTTCTGACTCCTATCTTTGGTGGGACATGGATTTTTGGATTTGCTGTAACAATTCTTGACCTCACATATGGAAACATAGCCTTCGTGGTCAATTACGCCTTTACCCTGCTGAACGCATTCCAG ggtttgttcattttgttgacCACATGCCTGGGGGAAAAACAA ACGCGTGAAGCACTGCTGAATCGTTTCAGAAACAAA ACTCTGGCATCCACTGCAAGCAGCTCGACAAAGTTAGACTCAACATGGAAGAAGTGA
- the adgrf3a gene encoding adhesion G protein-coupled receptor F4 isoform X1: protein MWTFILLYTLGLNICQATGEDNSTQMYYVKLIIDKSAIDNITAILTTPFVRDNNLIVENLDFTTTCKSVSAGKKCTCSKGYRWRDRVYHSDENDCSGDKCTFTQNLNPMCISDNTVNINGSLTLYGMSYHDCLSNKEDKVINCTNNLLQKMKEVYSTLSGFDSIAIGNYSVGSIIADFTMTIAAPINTDELSSKSEELEKKLKDPKDVNGLDASIFLETRGIVKLSIPSGLVLYNSNATISCSTTEDLGKPKWHLKTDYTNVITTGTESEVIINGNESTVKLNYTSERWAGEYTCTYKKGHISHKASAVLRVSLLPNIRITTDPSFPRCQRSNDLRHVTVKCEIRNSSETYKVNWSDKNINSKIDTFIPSPPEKILSYEAKTFVGCQPPIPNVTCTFKNRLNQTRKAEIEIITINVNDAYCEADGEWEETKANYTAVLQCKNAAGQKKRKCNEENQRGIWGPVESACVNLEVNDVLERAITADVGLGELADNAAIVFSRLQNVTNSTDKINSFANMNASVEVLVSMSSKLNHIHNESTVNDVLESSSNLLEESLSSSWGTDNTKSGHLKTNEGEGSSSHVSLAERYLSSVEQLIVVANFTTASRKKNIEVEERNCTQGSQCTNKVFNVNVSLHSSTPDSVKTAGMKQLEKYLPYNDTVEPNSIVVTATTKGKQTAGVRVTIDFALKNPRAPNTQLLCVYWSNNTRSWSEDGCWWEGPSEVGRCVCQHLSSFAMLVSKTPLTIPGITEITYVGLSVSIVSLIISLVIEMSVWSALVKTNSLYLRHTAHINISVCLLVADCCFLASSTPEKIDQIWCKTSVVLKHFCYLSMFFWMLCLSTTLLHKAVFPFHNLSKRNYLRFSLVLGYVCPLLIVVITFIANDGGAEDLYFSKRTCWLVYKGFMKGSIHTFLIPIGIIIFVNVFSMLVVIMKLLDHPKNIQKSNEKEKTAAKTVMRSVILLTPIFGGTWIFGFAVTILDLTYGNIAFVVNYAFTLLNAFQGLFILLTTCLGEKQTREALLNRFRNKTLASTASSSTKLDSTWKK from the exons ATGTGGACCTTTATACTTCTTTATACTCTGGGACTAAACATCTGTCAG GCTACTGGAGAAG atAATTCAACACAAATGTATTATGTCAAACTGATAATAGACAAAAGTGCGATCGATAACATAACTGCCATACTGACGACACCTTTTGTGCGTGACAACAACCTGATAGTTGAAAACCTTGACTTCACAACAA CCTGTAAGAGTGTCAGCGCTGGCAAAAAGTGTACATGTTCAAAAGGCtacagatggagagacagagttTATCATTCTGATGAGAATGACTGCTCTGGTGACAAGTGTACCTTCACCCAAAACTTGAATCCCATGTGTATTTCAGACAATACAG ttaATATCAATGGATCACTTACTTTGTATGGTATGTCCTATCACGACTGTCTGTCTAACAAGGAAGATAAAGTTATAAATTGTACAAACAATTTGTTacaaaag ATGAAAGAAGTGTATAGCACTTTGAGCGGATTTGACAGCATAGCAATTGGCAATTACAG CGTTGGAAGCATCATTGCAGATTTCACAATGACCATTGCTGCCCCAATCAATACAGATGAGCTGTCTTCAAAATCTGAAGAACTGGAGAAAAAGCTCAAAGATCCGAAAGATGTGAATGGACTGGATGCATCAATTTTTTTGGAGACTAGAG gtATTGTTAAGTTAAGCATACCATCTGGCCTTGTGCTTTACAACTCCAATGCGACTATCAGCTGCTCAACAACTGAGGACCTGGGAAAACCAAAGTGGCACCTGAAAACAGACTACACAAATGTCATAACAACTGGCACTGAGTCAGAGGTGATAATAAATGGCAATGAGTCCACAGTCAAGCTCAACTACACATCAGAACGCTGGGCAG GAGAGTACACATGTACCTACAAGAAAGGACACATATCTCACAAGGCCAGTGCTGTATTGAGGGTATCTCTTCTGCCAAACATCCGCATCACCACAGATCCATCATTTCCACGCTGCCAAAGGAGTAATGATTTACGGCATGTGACAGTCAAATGTGAGATACGGAATAGCTCTGAAACATACAAAGTGAACTGGAGTGACAAAAATATTAACTCAAAAATAGATACTTTTATTCCta GTCCTCCTGAAAAAATCCTTTCTTATGAAGCTAAAACATTCGTTGGCTGTCAACCACCCATACCAAATGtaacatgcacatttaaaaacaggctCAATCAAACCCGAAAGGCTGAAATAGAAATCATTACAATAAATG TAAATGATGCTTACTGTGAAGCTGACGGTGAGTGGGAAGAAACCAAAGCTAACTACACTGCAGTGTTGCAATGTAAGAACGCagctggacaaaaaaaaaggaaatgcaaCGAGGAAAATCAGAG GGGGATATGGGGACCAGTGGAGTCAGCGTGTGTGAACCTGGAAGTGAACGATGTGCTGGAAAGAGCAATT ACTGCTGACGTTGGACTTGGCGAGCTAGCTGACAATGCTGCCATTGTGTTTTCCCGTCTTCAGAATGTCACTAATAGCACAGACAAAATCAACTCATTTGCCAATATGAATGCATCTGTTGAAGTACTCGTCAGTATGAGTAGCAAGCTAAACCACATACACAATGAATCGACAGTGAAT GATGTTCTGGAGTCATCCAGCAATTTGCTGGAAGAATCTCTTAGCAGCTCATGGGGAACTGATAATACAAAATCAGGGCATCTCAAGACAAATGAAGGGGAAGGCAGTTCGTCACATGTCTCTCTGGCTGAGAGATATCTGAGTTCTGTTGAGCAGTTAATTGTGGTGGCAAATTTTACGACTgccagtagaaaaaaaaatatagaggTAGAGGAAAGAAATTGCACACAGGGGTCACAATGTACCAACAAGGTGTTCAATGTCAATGTCTCTCTTCATAGTTCAACCCCTGACAGTGTAAAAACAGCCGGGATGAAACAACTAGAGAAGTATTTGCCTTACAATGATACTGTCGAGCCTAACAGCATTGTTGTGACAGCAACAACTAagggaaaacaaacagctggagTTAGGGTTACAATTGACTTTGCGTTAAAAAATCCAAGGGCTCCGAACACCCAGCTACTGTGTGTCTACTGGTCCAACAATACCAGAAGCTGGTCAGAGGATGGGTGCTGGTGGGAGGGTCCTTCTGAGGTGGGACGCTGTGTTTGCCAACATTTGTCCTCATTTGCTATGCTAGTGTCAAAGACACCACTAACAATCCCTGGGATAACTGAGATAACCTACGTCGGACTGTCTGTATCGATCGTGTCACTCATTATCAGCCTTGTGATAGAAATGAGTGTCTGGAGTGCTTTAGTTAAGACAAATAGTTTATATTTACGGCACACTGCCCAcataaacatttctgtttgtttgctggTTGCAGATTGCTGTTTTTTAGCATCTTCTACACCAGAAAAAATAGATCAAATCTGGTGTAAGACTTCTGTAGTGTTGAAGCATTTCTGTTATCTTTCCATGTTCTTTTGGATGTTGTGTCTGAGCACCACACTTCTTCATAAAGCCGTTTTCCCTTTCCATAATTTGAGCAAGAGGAACTACCTGAGGTTCTCCTTAGTCCTGGGCTATGTGTGTCCTTTGCTTATCGTTGTTATCACGTTTATTGCCAATGATGGCGGTGCCGAAGATTTGTACTTCTCCAAGAGGACCTGTTGGCTGGTTTATAAAGGATTTATGAAAGGGTCCATCCATACATTTCTCATACCAATTGGCATAATTATTTTTGTCAACGTGTTCTCCATGCTGGTTGTAATCATGAAGCTTTTGGATCACCCTAAGAATATACAAAAAtctaatgaaaaagaaaaaacagctgccAAAACGGTCATGAGATCCGTTATTCTTCTGACTCCTATCTTTGGTGGGACATGGATTTTTGGATTTGCTGTAACAATTCTTGACCTCACATATGGAAACATAGCCTTCGTGGTCAATTACGCCTTTACCCTGCTGAACGCATTCCAG ggtttgttcattttgttgacCACATGCCTGGGGGAAAAACAA ACGCGTGAAGCACTGCTGAATCGTTTCAGAAACAAA ACTCTGGCATCCACTGCAAGCAGCTCGACAAAGTTAGACTCAACATGGAAGAAGTGA
- the LOC121914130 gene encoding ankyrin repeat domain-containing protein 66 isoform X2: MSELHQAAAAGDFDQVEEILRQNKCNPNQRDIDWSYKTPLHWAAAKGHTETVRILIEHGARPCLRTEHGWTPAHFAAESGRLAVLRLLHSLRAPIDKEDCSGDKPVRIAEIYGHQDCVRFLKKAEIECQAYRKMAAEKGISMDDTDEEWAEQGKENEENRIF; the protein is encoded by the exons ATGTCAGAGTTGCaccaggcagcagcagcaggagattTTGATCAAGTTGAGGAGATTTTGAGGCAAAATAAATGCAACCCTAATCAGAGAGACATCGACTGGAGCTACAAGACACCACTCCACTGGGCTGCAGCTAAAG GACATACAGAAACAGTCAGGATCCTCATTGAGCACGGAGCCAGACCATGTCTGAGGACAGAGCATGGATGGACTCCTGCTCACTTTGCTGCAGAATCCGGTCGACTGGCTGTGCTGCGGCTTCTGCACTCTCTCCGTGCTCCCATAGACAAGGAGGACTGTAGTGGAGACAAACCAGTACGGATAGCCGAGATATATGGACACCAGGACTGTGTTCGGTTCCTTAAAAA AGCAGAGATTGAGTGCCAGGCCTACCGCAAGATGGCAGCCGAAAAAGGCATTTCAATGGATGACACAGATGAGGAGTGGGCAGAGCAGggcaaagaaaatgaagaaaacaggaTCT TCTAA